The Humulus lupulus chromosome 4, drHumLupu1.1, whole genome shotgun sequence genome has a window encoding:
- the LOC133829482 gene encoding uncharacterized protein LOC133829482, which yields MTYFSHKMTTPLQHSSKPTSFSFKMTSIRTSSYSIEEDVHLCHVYLDISQNPIIGINQSRDQMWARVELAYHSGQFSSQPRPRRSLQTRMTTILAAISKLRGCVNQIENKNPSGASQEDILNQAKMLLAQDPKYIRGFKFAHVWSILKDCEKFTNDNTNSPARFQQQRRSFNSPQSCSSGFESPTSAPTGMSSFDLNMNEEEVPINLSKRPIGVKKAKGKQKSDEQFKKLMEQSQKLVNVIEKGNFERNELLRQKVDVARMREENKILFMDMNSISDPEFRQFIQSERRKIYRSRAQTSEHGEQGEGSQYQGSQYRASQFQRSQYEEEHREGAEDEHQRSQNPSQDYSQYYDYLGGTGNNF from the exons ATGACATATTTTTCACATAAGATGACCACACCTCTTCAACATAGTTCTAAACCAACTTCTTTCTCTTTCAAAATGACTTCAATTCGAACTTCTTCATACTCAATTGAAGAAGATGTGCACTTGTGTCATGTGTATCTTGACATTTCTCAAAATCCAATCATAGGAATTAACCAATCCAGAGATCAgatgtgggcaagagttgaattAGCATATCACTCTGGGCAGTTTAGTAGTCAACCTCGACCGAGAAGATCTTTGCAAACTCGAATGACGACCATTCTTGCGGCAATTTCAAAATTGAGGGGATGCGTCAaccaaattgaaaataaaaatccaAGTGGTGCTTCTCAAGAAGATATT TTAAATCAAGCGAAGATGCTATTAGCACAAGATCCAAAGTACATAAGAGGGTTCAAATTTGCTCATGTGTGGTCTATTCTTAAAGATTGTGAGAAATTTACAAATGACAACACCAATTCACCAGCTAGATTCCAACAACAACGTCGTAGTTTCAATTCCCCCCAATCTTGTTCTTCTGGCTTCGAATCACCGACATCAGCACCCACCGGTATGAGTTCATTTGATCTTAATATGAATGAGGAGGAAGTTCCTATTAATTTATCTAAAAGACCTATCGGTGTGAAAAAagcaaaaggaaaacaaaaaagtGATGAACAATTTAAGAAATTAATGGAACAAAGTCAAAAACTTGTTAACGTTATAGAAAAGGGTAACTTTGAAAGAAATGAACTTCTGAGACAAAAGGTTGATGTGGCTAGAATGAGAGAAgagaataaaattttatttatggaTATGAATTCTATATCCGATCCAGAGTTTCGCCAATTTATTCAAAGCGAAAGGAGAAAAATTTATAGATCAAGAGCACAAACATCCGAACATGGAGAACAAGGAGAAGGATCTCAATATCAGGGATCTCAATATCGAGCATCTCAGTTCCAAAGATCTCAATATGAAGAAGAACACAGAGAAGGAGCTGAAGATGAACATCAACGATCTCAAAATCCTTCACAAGATTATAGTCAATATTATGACTATCTTGGCGGAACTgggaataatttttaa
- the LOC133833087 gene encoding secreted RxLR effector protein 161-like has product MSNVPYASVVGSLMYDQVCTRPDIAFEVNVLGRYLSDPGRDHWVAAKKVLRYLQRTKNFMLVYKQVKSLRVVGYLDSDFGGFVDDLKSTSGYIFTLVGAAISWKSVKQTLITSSTMYVEFVACYGASLQAVWLKNLIT; this is encoded by the coding sequence ATGTCAAACGTCCCTTATGCAAGTGTGGTAGGGAGTTTGATGTATGATCAGGTTTGCACTAGACCTGATATTGCTTTTGAGGTAAATGTTCTTGGACGATATTTGTCTGATCCTGGGCGTGATCATTGGGTTGCTGCAAAGAAAGTTTTGAGATATTTACAGAGAACCAAGAATTTTATGCTTGTTTATAAGCAAGTTAAGAGTCTCCGAGTTGTTGGTTATTTAGATTCTGATTTTGGTGGTTTTGTTGATGATTTAAAGTCAACTTCTGGATATATTTTCACTTTGGTTGGCGCAGCTATTTCttggaaaagtgtcaaacagaCTTTGATTACTTCATCTACCATGTATGTTGAGTTTGTAGCTTGTTATGGGGCATCCTTACAAGCTGTGTGGCTAAAGAATCTGATTACATAG